The sequence below is a genomic window from Shinella zoogloeoides.
CAGCGACAGGCGCAGCGTTTCGATGAGCGGCAGGATCATGACTGCCGAGTAGACGATAAAGGCCGGCAGCAGGAAAACGCCGATATGCCAGCGCGTCGGGCGCTTGATCGGTCCTGTTGCGTCATGGGAAGAAGGTATGTCGCTCATGGCCCAGCTTGCCCCTCCGGTTGTTGTTCGTTGAAATCTGCATACGCGGACGCCGTGCGCGGCGGCCCCGCCGCACATGACAAATTCAGCATACACGATAGTAACGGGGTCGCTCCCCGAATTTGCCCTTCGGCAACCTCTGTCCACCGGGACGAAGAGGGTGTGGCACCGCGCCTGCCCGCTCGAGCCGCGCCGCCGGAAGCCCCTCCCCCCGGATTTTACGGGGAGAGGATCGGAGCGGGAAATCTCCCGCTCCTGAAAGCGGATTTCACAGCCGATGCGAAGGGCTTACTTGCCCGGCTTGTACCAGCTGTCGAGGCCCTTCTGGAGCTTCTCGCCGGCCACCTCGGGCGTATCCGTGCCGTTGATGACGTTGGCCGATTCCGTCCAGGTCTCGTTTTCGAGGTTCGGCGTGCCGCGCGACAGGATCTGGTAGGTCGAGCGGATCGTCGGCTGGCACTTTTCACGCCAGGAGACGAATTCCTGCGCCAGCGGGTCGGCCATCTTCACGGCCGTCGAGTTCAGGCTGAAGAAGCCCGGCAGCGAGTTGGCGTAGATATCGGCGAATTCCGGCGAGGACACGAAGGTCAGGAATTTCTTGGCAGCCTCGGCATTCGGGCTCTTGGCGTTGAGGCCGATGCCGATGTCGTTATGGTCCGAGATGTAGCAGGTGTCGCCGGCATTCTTCACCGGCGGCGGGAACGCGCCCATCTTGAACTGCGCCTGCGTGTTGAACAGGCCGATTTCCCACGAGCCTGCCGGGTAGATGGCGGCGCGGCCGAGCGTGAAGAGGTTCTGGCTGTCCGGATAGGTCTGCGCCTCGAAACCGTCGCCGAGATAGTCCTTCCACTTGGCCAGAACGCGGTAGGGCTCGACCCAGCCGTCGTCGGTCAGCTTCTGCTCGCCCTTGATCAGCGCCTTGCGGCCTTCCTCGCCCTTCCAGTAGGTCGGGCCGATGTTCTGGTAGCCCATGGTGGCGGCTTCCCAGAGGTCCTTCGTGCCCATCGCCATCGGGATGTAGCTGCCTTCGGCCTTGATCTTGTCGAGCGCCGCGAAGAATTCGGCTTCCGTCGTCGGGACGGTGATGCCGAGCTGGTCGAAGGCGTCCTTGTTGTAGATGAAGCCGTGGATGACCGAAGCCATCGGCACGCAGAAGGTCGTCGCGCCGTCGTCCGTCGTCCAGGCGGACTTGGCGACGTCGGAGAAGTTCTCCATGCCCGACAGGTCGTTCAGGCCGGCGAGATGGCCCTTGTTGAAGAGTTCGAGCGAGGCGTCGAACGGACGGCAGGTGATGAGGTCGCCAGCCGAGCCCGCGTCGAGCTTTGCGTTGAGCGCGGCGTTGTACTCGGTCGGCGCGGTCGGCGCGAAGACGACCTTGATGCCCGGGTTCTTGGCTTCGAAGGCCGGGATGATCTTCTCCTGCCAGATCGACAGGTCGTCGTTGCGCCAGCTTTCGACGGTCAGCGTGACGTCCTGCGCCTGGGCAAGCCCGGCCGTGCCGAGGATGCTGGTGGCAAGGAGCAGGCCCTTGATTGCGTTGCGTGTCATCGTATTCTCCCCTTTTATGCGCCGCAGCGCGTTTTGAGATCAGTTTATCCGATAGCCTTGAGCGCGCGACGGAGGCTTTGCCCCGACCGGTCCAGCGCCGCCTGTGCGGCGCTCGTATCCGGTGCTCCCGCGGCGAGCAGCACGGCTGCCTTGACCGAGCCTTCGGAGCGCGCGAGGAGGCGTTCCGCCTCGTCGAGCCCGACACCGGAGATGTCGGAGACGATGCGGCAGGCACGCCCCTTCAGTTTGATATTGTCGGCCTTCAGGTTGACCATATGGCCGTCGTGCACATGGCCGAGATGGATGCCGACGAGTGTGGAAAACAGGTTGAAGGCGATCTTCTGCGCCGTGCCCGCGCCCATGCGCGTCGAGCCGGAAATGACCTCCGGCGGCGTCTGCAACAGGATGGAAACGTCGGCACCGTCGAAAAGCGCCGCACCCGGATTGTTGGCCATGGCCACGACCTGGGCGCCCTTCTCTTTCGCATGGGACCCGAGGGCCAGGACGTAAGGCGTGCTGCCGCTTGCCGAAACCGCGATCACACAGTCCTTCACGCCGATGCCGGCAGCTTCGGCGTCGCCGAGCGCAAGGTCGCGGTCGTCCTCATAGCCGCCCGCCAGGTCTTCGAGGCTCGCGGCGCCGCCGGCAAGCAGGATGACGATGCGGTCGCGGGAAATACCGTAGGTGCCGGGAAGCTCGAGCGCATCGGCCATCGCCATGAGGCCGGAACTGCCGGCGCCGGCATAGACGAGGCGTCCGTCGGAAAGCAGCGCATCGGCGGCAAGGCGGGCGGCAGCGGCGATATCGCCGAGCGCGGCGTCGACCACGGCGGCGGCAGCCTTCTGTCCATCCGCAAGCACTTTCAGCGCGTCGACAGGCTGACGTTCGTCCAGCCCGCTCGCCTGATCATGCCTGCCCTCGGTCCTGCCTGCGGCCATCGTCGTTTCTCCTCTGGCCGAAATTAATGCCAAAAAAATACCAATTGTCCATAGGAAATTAATTTTTAAGACCACTTTTTTGCAGCCGAATATTTTTATCGCATAAAATCAATAATTTATACAAAAGCTCATTTTCGATACCACCATACCCCTTGGTTAATGGTATTTTTTTGGTATCGTTGTCCTCGGAGGTGCCCATGACGGATTATATTCTCGGTATCGACGGCGGGGGAACGAGCTGCCGCGCAGCTGTCGCACGCCCGGACGGCATCATTCTCGGCCGCGGCAAGAGCGGCGCGGCCAATATCCTGACCGACCCCAACAATGCGATCATCTCCATCACGGAGGCGGCCAAGGCCGCCTATCGCGACGCGGGGCTGGACGAGGCCGGCATCAACGGCGCCTCGGCCTTTCTCGGCCTTGCCGGCACCAATGTCGGCGACCTGACCCGCTACGTGCACGACCGCCTGCCCTTCCGCCACACGGACATCGATTCCGACGGCCTGATCGCCCTGCAAGGCGCGATCGGCGACGAGGACGGCGCCGTGGCGATCCTCGGCACCGGCTCCATCTATATGGCGCGCAGGAACGAGACGGTCCGCTATATCGGCGGCTGGGGTTTTACCGTCGGCGACCTCGGCGGCGGCGCACGGCTTGGCCATGCCCTTCTTCAGGAAGCGCTGCTCGCCCATGACGGCGTGCGCCCGCGCTCGGGCGTCACCGACGCCATCCTCGATGAATTCAAGGGCGATCCGCGCGGCATCGTCGAGTTCGCCCGCCTGTCCAAGCCCGGCGATTTCGGCCGCTTCGCGCCCCTCCTTTTCGATCATGCGCGCCGGGGCGACCCGCAGGCGATCGCCATCGTCAAGGCCGGCGCGGCGACGGTCAACGAATCTCTCGACGCCATCATGGCGCTTGCCGGCGCCGAGCGCCTCTGCCTGCTCGGCGGGCTGGCGCAGATCTATCCCGAATGGCTTTGCGAGCGGCACCGCTCGATCCTGGTGGAGGCCGAGGCCGATGCGCTGACGGGTGCCGTGGCGCTCGCCGCCAAGGGCTACAGGCAACGCACGGGAGCCGCCGCATGACCACGCCGCTTTCCGCCATCCTCTCGCCGGACAGCCTGCAATCGGGCGTGCCGGGGCCGCTCTACCTGAAGCTCCGCCAGACGCTGGAGGAGGCGATCACCTCCGGCAAGCTCAATTACGGCGATGCCCTGCCGGCCGAGCGCGACCTTGCCGATCACGCCCATGTCAGCCGCGTCACCGTGCGCAAGGCCGTCGACGACCTCGTCAAGGACGGCCTCCTGGTGCGCCGCCACGGTTCCGGCACCTTCGTCGCCAAGCCCGTCTCCAAGGTACAGCAGTCGCTGTCCCGCCTCACCTCCTTCACCGAGGACATGGCGCGGCGTGGCCTCACCACCCGCGCCGAATGGCTCGACCGTGGCCTGTTCCATCCCTCTCCGGACGAGATGATGATGCTCGGCCTGCCGGCGGACGCGCTCGTCGCGCGGCTCGGGCGCCTGCGCGTCGCCGACGACATGCCGCTCGCCATCGAGCGCGCCTGCATCTCCGCCGAGTTCCTGCCCGATCCGCTGCAGGTGCAGGGCTCGCTCTATGCGGCGCTGGAAAAGCGCGGCTGCCGGCCGGTGCGCGCCGTGCAGCGCATCTCCGCCTACAACATGAAGGACCCGGATGCCTCGACGCTGGGCGTGCCACCGGGCTCGGCCGGGCTTTCCATCGAGCGGATCTCCTATCTTCGCTCGGGCCGGGTGGTCGAGTTCACCCGTTCCATCTATCGCGGCGACGCCTACGATTTCGTCGCCGAACTGACGCTGTCCGAGACGTGACCGTCCAAACGCAAAGGCAATTCCATGCAGACCAACATGCGCAAAGAAGTCAACGAGATCCCGGAAGCGGCAGCCCGCCTGCTGGAGAATTCCGCCGGCACCATCGCGGCCGCCGGCAAGGCGCTGCGTGAACGCGACCCGCAGTTCTTCGTGACCGTCGCCCGCGGCTCCTCGGACCATGCGGCCCTCTTCCTGAAATATGCGATCGAGCTGACCGCCGGCCGCCCGGTCGCCTCCCTCGGCCCGTCGCTCGCCTCGATCTACGGCGCGAAGCTGAAGCTCGGCGGCGGCGCCGCCATCGCCATCTCCCAGTCCGGCAAGAGCCCTGACATCGTCGCCATGGCCGACGGCGCCACCAGGGGCGGCGCGATCTCGATCGCGCTCACCAACACGCTGCCCTCGCCGCTGGCAGAGGCTTGCAGCCACTCGCTCGACCTCTCGGCCGGCCCGGAAATCAGCGTCGCCGCCACCAAGTCCTATGTGAATTCCATCGTCGCCGGCCTTGCCGTTCTCGCCGAATGGACGGGCGACGCCGATCTCGACCGCGCCGTGAAGGACCTGCCGGAACAGTTCGCCAGGGCCATTGCGCTCGACTGGTCCGAACTTGCCGGCGACCTCAAGGAGGCCCAGTCGCTCTACGTGCTCGGCCGCGGCCCCGGACTTGCCATCGCCAGCGAGGCGGCGCTGAAGTTCAAGGAAACCTCCGGCATGCATGCCGAGGCCTATTCCTCGGCCGAAGTGCTGCACGGCCCGGTCGCCCTCGTCGGCCCGGCCTTCCCGGTCATCGCGCTTGCTGCCCGCGATGCCGCGGAAGCCTCCGTCACCGGCATGGCCGACGGCCTTGCCGAGCGCGGCGCCTATGTCGGCATCACGGCGGCCGGCGCCAAGAGCGCGCGAAAACTGCCCTTCGTCGCCACCGGTCATCCCATAACTGATGCGCTGGCGCTGATCGTGCCCTTCTACGGCTTCATCGAGGCCTGGTCGCGCGGCAAGGGCCTCGACCCGGACAAGCCGGTCAACCTCAAGAAAGTGACGGAAACCCGATGACAGCGCTCACCGCCATTACCGGCGCCCGGATCTTCGACGGCGATCTGTGGCACGAGGACAGTGTGCTGCTTCTCGATGACGGCAAGGTCGTCGGCCTTGTCCGGCCGCGCGACGTGCCGGGCGATGCCCGCACGGTGCCGATGGACGGGCTCTCGCTCGTCCCCGGCTTCATCGACCTGCAGGTCAATGGCGGTGGCGGCGTGCTGCTCAACGAGCAGCCAGATCTCGAAGGCATCCGCACCATCTGCGCCGCCCATGCCCGCTTCGGCACGACCGCGCTCCTGCCGACGCTGATCACCGACAACCGCGAGGTCACGGAACGGACCATCGCCGCCGGCCTTTCCGCGCGCGAGGCGGCGGTGCCCGGCTTCCTCGGCCTTCACCTCGAAGGCCCCCACCTTTCCATCGCCCGCAAGGGCGCGCACGACCCGGCCCTCATCCGTCCCATGGATGCGGCCGATCTCGACCGCACCATCGCCGCCCGCAAGGGTCTCGAAGCCCTCCTGATGACGCTGGCGCCGGAAAACGCCACCAACGAGCAGATCGCCGCGCTCCATGCCGCCGGCGTCACCGTCAGCCTCGGCCATTCCGATTGCGGTTACGAGACCGCGCAATCCGCCGTCGAGGCGGGCGCGAGCATGATGACCCACCTCTTCAATGCGATGAGCCAGCTCGGCAACCGCGAACCCGGCATGGTCGGCGCGGCGCTCGACCTCGGCCATCTCAATGCCGGCCTCATCGCCGACGGCTTCCATGTCCATCCCGCGACGATCCGCATGGCGCTCAGGGCCAAGCGCGGCCCCGGCCGCGTCTTCCTCGTCACCGATGCCATGTCGACCATCGGCACGGACATGACGAGCTTCTTCCTCAACGGCCGCGAAATCTTCCGCGAAGGCGGCCGCCTGACGCTCGCCGACGGCACGCTTGCCGGCGCTGACATCGATATGGCCTCGTGCATACGCTATATGCGCGACATCGTGGGCATCGATCTCGAAGAGGCGCTGCGCATGGCCTCGCTCTATCCTGCCGAGGCGATCGGCATGACCGGCCGCAAGGGCCGCCTGACGCATGGCCACGACGCGGACTTCACCGTCATCGACGACGGCGTGAACGTCGTCTCCACCTGGATCGCCGGCACGCCGGTCTTCGCCGCCTGATCCGGCCCGCGGTCCTTGCGGCCCGCGGCGGAATCGGCTCTACCGACCGGTAAGACAGGAGCAATCCAGTACGGAATTGCGTGACGAAAGGCAGTGCGGCACATGCAATTGATCTTCGACGGCCACAACGACGTTCTCCTGCGCCTCTGGGAGAATGCGCAAAAGGGCGAGGACCCGATCGCCGAATTCGTCGGCGGCACGGACAAGGGCCATATCGACGCCCCGCGGGCGCTCAAGGGCGGCCTTGCCGGCGGCTTCTGCGCCATGTTCGTCCCGCCGGAAGAAGACTATCCCGCCCGTGTGGTGGACGAAAACGGCCACTACGACATCCCGATGGTCGGCCCGCGCGCGCACGACGCGGCGCTGAGGATCGCGCTTGAAATGGCCGATATCGCCACCCGGCTGGAGCAGGCCGGCGGCCTTGCCATCTGCCGCAGCACCGCCGATATCCGCGCGGCGATGAAGCAGCGCCGCTTTGCCGCCGTCCTCCATATCGAAGGCTGCGAGCCGATCGCCGAGGACCTCTCGAACCTCGAAACCTTCCATGCCAACGGCCTGCGCTCGCTCGGCCCCGTCTGGAGCCGGCACAACGGGTTCGGCCATGGCGTGCCCTTCGCCTACCCCTCCTCGCCCGATACCGGCCCGGGCCTGACCGATGCCGGCGTCGCGCTGGTGAAGGAATGCGACCGGCTCGGCATCATGATCGACCTTGCCCACATCACCGAAAAGGGCTTCTGGGATGTGGCGCGCGAAAGCACGCAGCCGCTCGTCGCCACCCATTCCAACGCCCATGCCCTGACGCCGATCTCGCGCAACCTCACCGACCGCCAGCTCGATGCGATCCGCGAGCGCAAGGGCATTGCCGGCCTCAACTATGCCACAACCATGCTGCGTGCGGACGGGCTGGAAAACGCCGACACGCCGCTCACCGACATGGTGCGCCACATCGACCACATGGTGGACCGCATGGGCATCGACTGCGTGGCGCTCGGCTCGGATTTCGACGGCGCGACCATCCCCGCCGCCATTACAGACGCCGCCGGCAACCAGGCGCTGGTCGAAGCGCTGCGCGGAGCCGGTTACGGCGAGGACGACCTTGCAAAGCTCTGCCGCGAGAACTGGCTGCGGCTCCTGAAAACCGTCTGGCGCGAAGCCTGACCCTCAAATCCCGAGAAATTTCATGACAAAGCCCCTCATCGAACTCTGCGTCGAAGGCATCGACGGCTTCCTCGCCGCCCAGGAAGCCGGCGCCGACCGGGTCGAGCTCTGCGCGAGCCTGATGGAGGGCGGCCTGACGCCGAGCCTTGCCACCATCCGCGCCGCGGTGAAGGCTGCGCGCATTCCCGTCCACGTCATTATCCGCCCGCGCGGCGGCGACTTCCTCTATTCCGACGCAGAATTCGAGACGATGGTGGAAGACGTCCGGGCGCTACGCGACGAGGGCGTTTCCGGCGTCGTCATCGGCTGCCTGACGCCGGACGGCCGGATCGACGAGGCGCGCACCACGACGCTGGTCGAGGCTGCGCGCCCGATGTCCGTCACCTGCCACCGCGCCTTCGACATGACGGCGGATGCCGGCGAGGCGCTGGAAGCGCTCGTGCGCTGCGGCGTCGACCGGGTGCTGACCTCCGGCCAGCGCGACACGGCCGTCGAGGGCATCGCGATCCTGAAGAGCGCCGTCGAACAGGCCGCCGGCCGCATCGTCATCATGGGCTGCGGCGCGCTCGATGCGCAGAACATAAGCAAGGTCCGCGACGAGGCCGGCCTTGCCGAACTGCACTTCGCCGCGCTCACGACCGTGCCGAGCGGCATGGCCTTCCGCAATCCGCATGTCGGCATGGGCGGCACGGAGAAGGATCGGGAATACGAACTGACGCTGACGGACAAGGACGCGGTGCGCGCGACCATCGCCGCGGCAAAATCCTGATGGGACGGCTTGCAAGCGGCGGGCAGACAACCTTACCTGTCAAGGGAACAAGGAGACCCGCCATGCCGCTCACGCTTTCCATCCCTCGCCTGCGCACCGCGCTTGCCGCCGGCCTTCTGGCCTTTGCCGCCCTCCCCGCGGCCGCCGAAACGGTCGGCAAGGTCGGCGTCGACTGGATCGGCAACGACATCTACATCGACGCCGTGAGCGATCCGGAAGTCTCCGGCGTCACCTGCCACGTCACCTATTTCGACCGTTCCGTCATCGACCGGCTGAAGAAGGGCAACTGGTTCG
It includes:
- a CDS encoding ABC transporter substrate-binding protein codes for the protein MTRNAIKGLLLATSILGTAGLAQAQDVTLTVESWRNDDLSIWQEKIIPAFEAKNPGIKVVFAPTAPTEYNAALNAKLDAGSAGDLITCRPFDASLELFNKGHLAGLNDLSGMENFSDVAKSAWTTDDGATTFCVPMASVIHGFIYNKDAFDQLGITVPTTEAEFFAALDKIKAEGSYIPMAMGTKDLWEAATMGYQNIGPTYWKGEEGRKALIKGEQKLTDDGWVEPYRVLAKWKDYLGDGFEAQTYPDSQNLFTLGRAAIYPAGSWEIGLFNTQAQFKMGAFPPPVKNAGDTCYISDHNDIGIGLNAKSPNAEAAKKFLTFVSSPEFADIYANSLPGFFSLNSTAVKMADPLAQEFVSWREKCQPTIRSTYQILSRGTPNLENETWTESANVINGTDTPEVAGEKLQKGLDSWYKPGK
- a CDS encoding N-acetylmuramic acid 6-phosphate etherase, with protein sequence MAAGRTEGRHDQASGLDERQPVDALKVLADGQKAAAAVVDAALGDIAAAARLAADALLSDGRLVYAGAGSSGLMAMADALELPGTYGISRDRIVILLAGGAASLEDLAGGYEDDRDLALGDAEAAGIGVKDCVIAVSASGSTPYVLALGSHAKEKGAQVVAMANNPGAALFDGADVSILLQTPPEVISGSTRMGAGTAQKIAFNLFSTLVGIHLGHVHDGHMVNLKADNIKLKGRACRIVSDISGVGLDEAERLLARSEGSVKAAVLLAAGAPDTSAAQAALDRSGQSLRRALKAIG
- a CDS encoding N-acetylglucosamine kinase, which gives rise to MTDYILGIDGGGTSCRAAVARPDGIILGRGKSGAANILTDPNNAIISITEAAKAAYRDAGLDEAGINGASAFLGLAGTNVGDLTRYVHDRLPFRHTDIDSDGLIALQGAIGDEDGAVAILGTGSIYMARRNETVRYIGGWGFTVGDLGGGARLGHALLQEALLAHDGVRPRSGVTDAILDEFKGDPRGIVEFARLSKPGDFGRFAPLLFDHARRGDPQAIAIVKAGAATVNESLDAIMALAGAERLCLLGGLAQIYPEWLCERHRSILVEAEADALTGAVALAAKGYRQRTGAAA
- a CDS encoding GntR family transcriptional regulator, which gives rise to MTTPLSAILSPDSLQSGVPGPLYLKLRQTLEEAITSGKLNYGDALPAERDLADHAHVSRVTVRKAVDDLVKDGLLVRRHGSGTFVAKPVSKVQQSLSRLTSFTEDMARRGLTTRAEWLDRGLFHPSPDEMMMLGLPADALVARLGRLRVADDMPLAIERACISAEFLPDPLQVQGSLYAALEKRGCRPVRAVQRISAYNMKDPDASTLGVPPGSAGLSIERISYLRSGRVVEFTRSIYRGDAYDFVAELTLSET
- a CDS encoding SIS domain-containing protein: MQTNMRKEVNEIPEAAARLLENSAGTIAAAGKALRERDPQFFVTVARGSSDHAALFLKYAIELTAGRPVASLGPSLASIYGAKLKLGGGAAIAISQSGKSPDIVAMADGATRGGAISIALTNTLPSPLAEACSHSLDLSAGPEISVAATKSYVNSIVAGLAVLAEWTGDADLDRAVKDLPEQFARAIALDWSELAGDLKEAQSLYVLGRGPGLAIASEAALKFKETSGMHAEAYSSAEVLHGPVALVGPAFPVIALAARDAAEASVTGMADGLAERGAYVGITAAGAKSARKLPFVATGHPITDALALIVPFYGFIEAWSRGKGLDPDKPVNLKKVTETR
- the nagA gene encoding N-acetylglucosamine-6-phosphate deacetylase, which gives rise to MTALTAITGARIFDGDLWHEDSVLLLDDGKVVGLVRPRDVPGDARTVPMDGLSLVPGFIDLQVNGGGGVLLNEQPDLEGIRTICAAHARFGTTALLPTLITDNREVTERTIAAGLSAREAAVPGFLGLHLEGPHLSIARKGAHDPALIRPMDAADLDRTIAARKGLEALLMTLAPENATNEQIAALHAAGVTVSLGHSDCGYETAQSAVEAGASMMTHLFNAMSQLGNREPGMVGAALDLGHLNAGLIADGFHVHPATIRMALRAKRGPGRVFLVTDAMSTIGTDMTSFFLNGREIFREGGRLTLADGTLAGADIDMASCIRYMRDIVGIDLEEALRMASLYPAEAIGMTGRKGRLTHGHDADFTVIDDGVNVVSTWIAGTPVFAA
- a CDS encoding dipeptidase, which encodes MQLIFDGHNDVLLRLWENAQKGEDPIAEFVGGTDKGHIDAPRALKGGLAGGFCAMFVPPEEDYPARVVDENGHYDIPMVGPRAHDAALRIALEMADIATRLEQAGGLAICRSTADIRAAMKQRRFAAVLHIEGCEPIAEDLSNLETFHANGLRSLGPVWSRHNGFGHGVPFAYPSSPDTGPGLTDAGVALVKECDRLGIMIDLAHITEKGFWDVARESTQPLVATHSNAHALTPISRNLTDRQLDAIRERKGIAGLNYATTMLRADGLENADTPLTDMVRHIDHMVDRMGIDCVALGSDFDGATIPAAITDAAGNQALVEALRGAGYGEDDLAKLCRENWLRLLKTVWREA
- a CDS encoding copper homeostasis protein CutC, which codes for MTKPLIELCVEGIDGFLAAQEAGADRVELCASLMEGGLTPSLATIRAAVKAARIPVHVIIRPRGGDFLYSDAEFETMVEDVRALRDEGVSGVVIGCLTPDGRIDEARTTTLVEAARPMSVTCHRAFDMTADAGEALEALVRCGVDRVLTSGQRDTAVEGIAILKSAVEQAAGRIVIMGCGALDAQNISKVRDEAGLAELHFAALTTVPSGMAFRNPHVGMGGTEKDREYELTLTDKDAVRATIAAAKS